The following coding sequences are from one Candidatus Delongbacteria bacterium window:
- a CDS encoding methyltransferase domain-containing protein has protein sequence MLEDLDKRLKDINGGLVLDVATGIGDFIGFIKEFGSYDKIIAIDSMPRMEEFFKKNFVDDNSVEFSLMDAEVIDFPEEQFDTVCVSNSLHHFKNPEKVLNNMYRVLKTGGLFMINEMRSDELSKAQISHDKVHRFSAEMDRIRGNYHDDTYSRDKLLSFFNSILLDKIEFFDYFFPIDEAQSIAQVERLKDMLTKQVEQFKDHEKFDYLLEKSKAILAYLDEYGFAPASSVFLIGVKN, from the coding sequence ATGCTTGAAGATTTAGACAAAAGATTGAAAGATATCAATGGTGGTCTCGTGCTGGATGTGGCAACTGGAATTGGAGATTTTATAGGATTTATAAAAGAATTTGGATCTTATGATAAAATAATAGCAATTGATTCAATGCCAAGAATGGAAGAGTTTTTCAAGAAAAACTTTGTCGATGATAATAGTGTCGAATTTTCTCTAATGGATGCAGAGGTGATTGATTTTCCTGAAGAACAATTTGATACTGTTTGTGTTTCCAATTCTCTGCACCATTTTAAAAACCCTGAAAAAGTTTTAAACAATATGTACAGAGTTTTAAAAACTGGTGGATTATTTATGATAAATGAAATGAGATCAGATGAATTATCAAAAGCTCAAATTTCGCACGATAAAGTTCACAGGTTTTCTGCAGAAATGGACAGAATCAGGGGTAATTATCATGATGATACTTATTCAAGAGATAAACTGTTGTCATTTTTCAACTCAATATTATTAGATAAAATAGAGTTTTTCGATTACTTCTTCCCGATCGATGAGGCTCAATCTATTGCTCAAGTGGAAAGACTAAAAGATATGCTAACTAAGCAAGTTGAACAATTTAAAGATCACGAAAAATTTGATTATTTATTAGAAAAAAGTAAAGCAATATTAGCTTATCTT
- a CDS encoding PD40 domain-containing protein: protein MTIRISVCLLLFTLLSSLQSSQSQIDSKISLSKLRGEYFGQTKPELIPDIFMDKVISGKGHTHGSVTFTPNLDEVYWDERIDENSFHRIYYSKCVDNLWTAPEIVEFIKNMDADSPVLSPDGNKLFFNSRWTKNDGPVSGKERIWFIERDKNGNWTSLNLVCDAINNEPLHWQVSVDSSGNLFFGSERKGSLGEDDIFCSLLVDDKYQTPINLGQAVNSSLHESTPCIAADGSYLLFTRIVNKKDCFFISVRNEDKTWQEPINITNLYPDIFGTCPKISPDNKYIFFNRYENRTANVYWVSINILNEILRD from the coding sequence ATGACTATAAGAATTTCAGTATGCTTATTATTATTCACTCTACTAAGCTCTTTACAAAGTTCCCAAAGTCAGATTGATAGTAAAATTTCTTTAAGTAAATTACGTGGAGAGTATTTTGGACAGACTAAACCAGAATTGATACCTGACATATTTATGGATAAAGTAATATCAGGAAAAGGGCATACGCATGGTTCTGTAACATTCACTCCAAATTTAGATGAAGTATATTGGGATGAAAGAATTGATGAAAACTCCTTTCATAGAATCTACTATTCAAAATGTGTTGATAATCTTTGGACAGCACCTGAAATAGTTGAATTCATAAAAAATATGGATGCTGACAGTCCAGTACTTTCTCCTGATGGTAATAAACTCTTTTTCAATTCCCGTTGGACAAAGAATGATGGTCCTGTAAGTGGAAAAGAACGGATATGGTTTATTGAAAGAGATAAGAATGGTAATTGGACATCCCTTAACTTAGTTTGTGATGCAATTAATAATGAACCATTGCATTGGCAAGTTTCAGTTGATAGCTCAGGTAATTTGTTTTTTGGTTCCGAAAGAAAGGGAAGTTTAGGGGAAGATGATATTTTTTGTTCTCTTCTTGTAGATGACAAATATCAAACTCCAATAAACTTAGGACAAGCCGTAAATTCATCCTTGCATGAAAGCACTCCTTGCATTGCTGCTGATGGTAGTTATTTGCTGTTTACCCGAATCGTCAATAAAAAGGATTGCTTTTTCATATCCGTTAGAAATGAAGATAAAACATGGCAAGAGCCCATTAACATAACAAATCTCTATCCTGATATTTTTGGAACATGTCCAAAAATTTCACCTGATAACAAGTACATTTTTTTTAATAGATATGAAAATAGAACTGCAAATGTTTACTGGGTGAGTATAAATATTCTTAATGAAATTCTACGAGACTAA
- a CDS encoding GNAT family N-acetyltransferase has product MAFNYAEMKLEISSYKDWNVNQTGLTFSEIALNDLDKIYDVYIDSFDGSDARFYEGQTDDDKRTFFLNELGLEDAIACKASHKISRNGEIVGFSLVLPYGVKNLHISCMCVANSLKGQGLGKLMMNFIVNETKKLNCSSLTLGTETEMLAYELYKKSGFEVVEIHNVNE; this is encoded by the coding sequence ATGGCGTTTAATTATGCGGAGATGAAGCTAGAAATAAGTAGCTACAAAGATTGGAATGTAAATCAAACGGGGTTAACATTTAGTGAGATAGCCTTAAACGATTTAGATAAGATATATGATGTATACATTGATTCATTCGATGGATCTGATGCTAGATTCTATGAAGGTCAAACTGATGATGATAAACGAACTTTCTTTCTTAATGAATTAGGTTTGGAGGATGCAATTGCATGTAAAGCTTCACATAAGATCTCAAGAAACGGAGAAATTGTAGGTTTTTCTCTTGTTTTACCATATGGGGTCAAGAACCTTCATATAAGTTGTATGTGTGTTGCAAATAGTTTAAAAGGGCAAGGCCTTGGGAAATTGATGATGAATTTTATTGTTAATGAAACTAAAAAATTAAATTGTAGTTCGTTAACATTGGGGACTGAGACAGAAATGCTTGCTTATGAATTGTACAAAAAATCAGGATTTGAAGTTGTTGAAATACATAACGTAAATGAATAA
- a CDS encoding glycosyltransferase family 2 protein: MNKSVSIIIPAFNEELCIGDFLKELDVFMRNNYSDYEIIVVDDCSTDNTSEILKSLDFIRYLRNPYNKGNGATVRTGIRNATKDYVVMMDSDGQHKPEDIKRITDKLEDYDCVVGARTSNYQGSVHRNLANSFYNYLATYVTNLKIQDLTSGFRGFKRSIIIKFLYLFPNGFSYPTTSTMAIIKSGYNLCYVPIDARPRIGKSKIKLLRDGFRFLIIIMKVATLFSPLKVFLPISFFFFLSSMIHGFYKIVFVESRYTQFTVVLFTLSILFFLIGLLSEQISTLRFDRVEEE; encoded by the coding sequence ATGAATAAAAGTGTATCTATAATCATACCAGCATTCAATGAGGAGCTCTGTATAGGAGATTTCCTAAAGGAATTGGATGTATTTATGAGGAATAATTATTCAGATTATGAAATAATTGTAGTTGATGATTGTTCTACAGACAATACATCAGAGATTTTGAAATCATTAGATTTCATTCGTTATTTAAGAAATCCCTATAATAAAGGTAATGGAGCTACTGTTCGTACTGGAATTAGAAACGCCACTAAAGACTATGTGGTAATGATGGATTCTGACGGACAGCATAAACCTGAAGATATAAAAAGAATAACTGACAAACTTGAAGATTATGATTGTGTCGTAGGTGCAAGAACAAGTAATTATCAAGGATCTGTTCATCGGAATTTAGCTAATTCATTCTACAACTATTTAGCAACTTATGTTACGAATTTAAAGATACAAGATCTTACTAGTGGATTTCGCGGTTTCAAGAGGTCAATAATTATTAAATTTCTCTACCTATTTCCTAATGGTTTTTCCTATCCAACTACATCCACAATGGCAATTATCAAGAGTGGTTACAACTTATGTTATGTACCAATTGATGCCAGACCTAGAATAGGCAAGAGTAAAATTAAGCTATTACGTGATGGCTTTAGGTTTTTGATTATAATTATGAAAGTCGCTACTCTTTTTTCACCACTGAAAGTATTTCTGCCGATTAGTTTCTTTTTCTTTTTATCTTCAATGATTCATGGATTTTATAAAATTGTATTTGTTGAATCAAGATACACTCAATTTACTGTAGTTTTGTTTACCCTTTCAATCCTATTCTTCCTAATAGGTTTATTATCCGAACAAATTTCCACATTAAGATTTGACAGAGTAGAAGAAGAATGA
- a CDS encoding UDP-N-acetylglucosamine 2-epimerase: MIHIVIGTKAQLIKMAPIMKYLEDHDIFYNYIYTGQHKDTMDDIHENFGIKNPDIILYKKEDIVSVGGMFGWILRMIYLIIFKSKEIIRNDKKGIVLVHGDTISTFLGALLGKFARLKVGHVESGLRSFNIFHPFPEELTRLITFKLSDYYFCPGKWAVKNLIRYSGVKIDTSANTLYDSLSLALPSIEKYDVEIPAEKYCVVTIHRFENLSKYDRMKKLTDFLVELSDEIKVLFIMHNPTKRSLAKHKLIDNLRNSNIEIRNRYDYFRFIKLLKNSEFVISDGGSNQEECFYLGKPVLLYRMESERQEGLGQNAIISKYDMKIVKDFTDNYKNYRFDPSILDYNVSEQIVRSLRNFY; this comes from the coding sequence ATGATTCATATAGTTATAGGAACTAAAGCTCAGCTTATTAAGATGGCTCCTATCATGAAATATCTTGAAGATCATGATATTTTTTACAATTATATATACACTGGCCAACATAAAGATACAATGGATGACATTCATGAGAATTTTGGAATTAAAAATCCAGATATAATTCTATATAAAAAAGAAGATATTGTAAGTGTTGGGGGAATGTTTGGCTGGATTTTGAGAATGATTTATCTAATTATTTTTAAGAGTAAAGAGATTATAAGGAACGATAAAAAAGGGATAGTTTTAGTCCATGGTGATACGATCTCAACATTTTTAGGAGCTCTTTTAGGTAAATTCGCTCGTTTGAAGGTAGGACATGTCGAGTCTGGATTAAGATCATTCAATATTTTCCATCCTTTCCCGGAAGAACTAACTAGGTTAATTACTTTTAAATTATCAGATTATTATTTTTGTCCAGGTAAATGGGCTGTCAAAAATTTAATTAGATACAGTGGTGTTAAAATTGATACTTCAGCAAATACACTTTACGATTCATTAAGTTTGGCTTTACCATCAATTGAAAAGTATGATGTAGAAATTCCAGCTGAAAAATATTGTGTAGTTACAATTCATAGATTTGAAAATTTAAGTAAATATGATAGAATGAAAAAACTTACAGATTTTCTAGTAGAATTATCTGATGAAATAAAAGTTCTTTTTATTATGCATAATCCAACTAAAAGATCACTTGCGAAGCATAAACTTATAGATAATCTGAGAAATTCTAATATAGAGATAAGAAATAGATATGACTATTTTAGGTTTATCAAACTTTTAAAAAATTCAGAATTTGTAATAAGTGATGGTGGTAGTAATCAGGAAGAGTGTTTCTATTTAGGTAAACCTGTGCTTTTATATCGAATGGAGAGTGAAAGACAGGAAGGTCTTGGGCAAAATGCTATTATTAGTAAATATGACATGAAAATAGTGAAAGATTTTACAGATAATTATAAAAATTATAGATTTGATCCTTCAATCCTAGATTACAATGTGTCAGAACAAATTGTTAGATCCTTAAGGAATTTTTATTAG
- a CDS encoding alpha-mannosidase has protein sequence MQNEKVYLERIRKFTEELKKKVYKKIGDLEISMIYDDEKPIPYNTIDNHDFKKVNVGDNWGKLWGCAWFKFLGEIDNKYSENEYGVLIDISGEGCLFVNGVPYKGVTNKIDWDHLAGKYYIRLNDLHKTGEKFELLVEAGANGLFGGSFKIDYRDDFFIKQAEMVTIDRDIYKLWLDFFMLSSLAGELEVTSPRRKKIIRGLNDAVNSFNYGKGVIDSLEITKGLLSKKANESSMSVYSIGHAHIDLAWLWPIRETRRKGGRTFSTALRMIEEYPDYKFGASQPQLYEWVKEDYPKLYEQIKERVAENRWELQGAMWVEPDMNITGGESLVRQCLYGMDFYEKEFGKTVKNLWLPDVFGYSAALPQILRKSGVDYFMTQKISWNETNIFPYHTFMWKGIDGTEIFTHFLPTNNYNLSNMPDRVIQSEKRFAESDLTNEFMNLYGVGDGGGGPSDIHIELGLRQKDCEGTPKFKFEFAEEFFNKSEEYDWTRLPKWEGELYLELHRGTYTTQAKTKRNNRQLELELRDTEFLGILSGNYPKERIDRIWKDTLLNQFHDILPGSSINWVYKDAERMSKENLDSLSEIKSSILSEFTGSCSGDHVTIFNSLSWEREELIEIKVGDGKFVLADSDDLPIPSLRDGDYVKAYIKLPPMGYKTVKVIKSEHEVKAIVNTIDNNRFGNDFIDIKFGENGEIESIFDKELQKEWLVEPANNLLMYEDFPNNWEAWDVNHFYRETIPEIAVLVESKIEKADDFQTTRYQKLTIGESEIEQWITLFRNSKEIRIKNKVDWKEERKMLRVSAKADIITDYVNCEIQFGNVRRPTHSNTSWDMAKFEICAQRYVDLSTPDSGFALINDCKYGHYVKDGVIELNLLRSPNEPDPLADRGIHCFTYSYLPHKNDFANSDVIYKAHQLNSLPIIHRSEKLSIPSSNSFLNMTDKGVKIEVVKNAEDGNGIIVRMYELYGKNCSSSLIVNTEHENYQATNLRELNEGDNYEIIDNRIDFKFKPFEIKTIRLY, from the coding sequence ATGCAAAACGAGAAAGTTTATCTTGAGAGAATCAGAAAATTTACTGAAGAGCTTAAGAAAAAAGTATATAAGAAAATAGGTGATCTTGAAATCTCGATGATCTACGATGATGAAAAACCTATTCCATATAATACTATAGATAACCACGATTTCAAAAAAGTTAATGTTGGCGATAATTGGGGTAAATTGTGGGGATGTGCTTGGTTTAAATTTCTTGGAGAAATAGATAATAAGTACTCTGAAAATGAATATGGAGTTTTGATTGATATTTCAGGCGAGGGTTGTTTATTTGTAAATGGTGTTCCATATAAAGGTGTTACAAATAAAATAGACTGGGATCATCTTGCTGGTAAATACTATATTCGATTGAATGATCTGCACAAGACAGGTGAAAAGTTCGAACTCCTTGTTGAGGCTGGTGCAAATGGTTTGTTTGGTGGAAGTTTTAAAATCGACTACAGGGATGATTTTTTTATAAAACAAGCTGAGATGGTAACTATTGATAGAGATATTTATAAACTTTGGTTAGATTTTTTCATGCTTTCAAGCCTAGCTGGAGAACTTGAAGTAACTTCACCAAGAAGAAAGAAAATTATTAGAGGCTTGAACGATGCCGTAAATTCTTTTAATTATGGTAAAGGTGTTATAGATTCACTTGAAATAACAAAAGGTCTACTATCCAAAAAAGCAAACGAAAGCTCAATGTCTGTTTACTCGATTGGTCATGCCCATATTGATCTTGCTTGGTTGTGGCCAATCCGGGAAACCAGAAGAAAGGGCGGTAGGACTTTTTCCACGGCTCTTAGAATGATTGAAGAGTATCCTGACTATAAATTTGGAGCATCGCAACCACAATTATACGAATGGGTAAAGGAAGATTATCCTAAATTATATGAGCAAATTAAGGAGAGAGTTGCTGAAAATCGCTGGGAATTGCAAGGGGCTATGTGGGTTGAACCTGATATGAATATAACTGGTGGTGAATCTTTGGTGAGGCAATGTCTTTATGGCATGGATTTTTACGAGAAAGAGTTTGGTAAAACTGTTAAAAACCTTTGGCTTCCTGATGTTTTTGGCTATAGTGCAGCTCTTCCGCAGATTTTAAGAAAATCAGGAGTTGATTATTTCATGACTCAGAAAATTTCATGGAATGAGACAAATATTTTCCCTTACCATACTTTCATGTGGAAAGGTATAGATGGTACCGAAATTTTTACACACTTCCTTCCAACAAATAATTACAATTTATCAAACATGCCTGACAGAGTAATTCAGAGTGAGAAAAGATTTGCTGAATCGGATTTGACAAATGAGTTTATGAACCTTTATGGTGTTGGTGATGGAGGAGGTGGACCAAGTGATATTCATATTGAACTTGGTCTGAGACAAAAAGATTGTGAAGGTACTCCAAAGTTCAAATTTGAATTTGCCGAAGAGTTCTTTAATAAAAGTGAAGAATATGATTGGACAAGATTACCGAAATGGGAAGGTGAACTTTATCTAGAACTTCATAGAGGAACATACACCACACAAGCTAAGACAAAGAGAAATAATAGACAGCTTGAACTTGAACTTAGGGATACTGAATTTTTGGGAATTTTAAGTGGCAATTATCCAAAAGAAAGAATTGATAGAATTTGGAAAGACACCCTATTAAATCAATTCCACGATATTTTACCAGGATCGTCTATTAATTGGGTTTATAAAGATGCTGAGAGAATGAGCAAAGAAAATTTAGATAGCTTATCAGAAATTAAATCATCAATTCTTTCTGAATTCACTGGTAGTTGTAGTGGAGATCACGTAACTATTTTTAATTCATTATCCTGGGAAAGAGAAGAACTAATTGAGATTAAAGTAGGTGATGGTAAATTTGTACTAGCTGATAGCGATGATCTTCCAATTCCTTCGTTACGTGATGGTGATTATGTTAAAGCTTATATCAAACTACCGCCAATGGGTTATAAAACTGTCAAAGTTATAAAATCTGAACATGAAGTTAAGGCAATTGTAAATACCATTGATAATAACAGGTTTGGTAATGATTTTATAGATATTAAGTTTGGAGAAAATGGCGAAATAGAGTCTATTTTTGACAAAGAATTGCAAAAAGAATGGCTTGTAGAACCAGCAAATAATCTTCTGATGTATGAAGATTTTCCAAATAACTGGGAAGCTTGGGATGTTAATCATTTTTACAGGGAAACAATTCCTGAAATTGCTGTTTTAGTTGAGTCGAAAATTGAAAAAGCTGATGATTTTCAAACTACAAGATATCAAAAACTAACAATTGGTGAATCTGAAATTGAGCAATGGATTACTCTATTTAGAAACAGTAAAGAGATTAGAATAAAAAATAAAGTTGACTGGAAAGAAGAGCGTAAAATGCTCAGAGTTTCTGCTAAGGCTGATATTATTACAGACTATGTAAATTGTGAGATTCAGTTTGGAAATGTAAGAAGACCAACTCATTCCAATACAAGTTGGGATATGGCAAAATTTGAGATTTGTGCTCAAAGATATGTGGATCTATCAACCCCTGACAGCGGATTTGCCCTTATCAATGATTGTAAATATGGTCATTATGTGAAAGATGGAGTAATTGAGCTAAATCTATTGAGAAGCCCAAATGAACCAGATCCATTAGCCGACAGAGGTATTCATTGTTTTACGTACTCCTATTTACCTCACAAAAATGATTTTGCCAATTCTGATGTCATTTATAAAGCTCATCAGCTAAATTCATTACCGATAATTCATCGTTCTGAAAAACTTTCCATTCCATCTTCTAATTCATTTTTAAATATGACCGATAAGGGCGTTAAAATTGAAGTAGTGAAAAATGCTGAAGATGGTAACGGTATAATTGTAAGAATGTATGAATTGTATGGAAAGAATTGTAGCTCATCTCTAATAGTTAATACTGAACATGAAAATTATCAAGCTACTAATTTGAGAGAACTAAATGAAGGTGATAATTATGAAATCATTGATAATAGAATAGATTTTAAATTTAAACCTTTTGAAATTAAAACAATTAGATTGTATTAG
- a CDS encoding oligoendopeptidase F family protein, producing the protein MKIIMIFLLYALSNLICQTEFEDLKYNTNWNLSIIYRSWDDWANDFNEMKNKESELSIHKGTLNNPENFIQLMNMKEEFIVKATKLYSYAMLKQILNANDQDAVSKSQEIGMYLSKLEQITSWIEPEIISNVDIIINYIASRNDYKYYEHFLQDLKRSKNHILNEEQNIIVSEFDKTFTSLSNLYNITTIADRKYDEIIDTDGNKQILNTQFLVKTLESNPSQSFRFEAFDKYFRFYFDNKNLFSEIYRGILSERSAFSKLSGFNSSLESALYSDNIPESILNNYIVSAKNSRSDYSKYIDLRRKYLKLDSLMVSDMSFSVNNNQKIYSFEEAKYIIRKSLKPLGSDYIKKVDFAFNSGLIDLFPATGKKSGAATISIQTVAPFMYTNFAGSLGDIFTLTHELGHVIHNIYTLENQPLIYTSPSPFTSEVASIMNEQLLVNYLINDAESGAEVLEVVVTEIQNLTRKYFRMAQLTEFEIFAHELADSDKPINCEILANKYSEIEKDYTNGVLISNGVEKYGWASVQHLFNHYFYLYQYATSFAASAFISEKILDGESDYLDNYIKFLKSGSSDYPVNILKNAGVDLTKQESFEYVNLKFSNLIKKLEIELNRKM; encoded by the coding sequence ATGAAGATAATAATGATTTTTTTGCTTTATGCATTATCAAATTTAATCTGTCAAACTGAGTTTGAAGATCTAAAATATAACACAAACTGGAATCTTTCGATTATTTACAGATCCTGGGATGATTGGGCAAATGATTTTAATGAGATGAAAAACAAAGAGTCAGAACTTTCAATACATAAAGGAACTTTGAATAATCCTGAGAATTTTATTCAATTGATGAATATGAAAGAGGAGTTTATAGTTAAAGCAACGAAGCTTTATTCATATGCTATGCTTAAACAAATTCTTAATGCTAATGATCAGGATGCAGTTTCAAAAAGTCAGGAAATTGGAATGTATCTTTCAAAATTAGAACAAATTACTAGCTGGATTGAACCTGAGATAATTAGTAATGTTGATATAATCATCAATTATATAGCAAGTAGAAATGACTATAAATATTATGAACATTTTTTACAGGATCTAAAAAGATCTAAAAATCATATTCTGAATGAAGAACAAAATATAATTGTTTCTGAATTTGATAAAACCTTCACCAGCTTGAGTAATCTCTATAATATCACAACAATTGCAGACAGGAAATACGATGAAATTATTGACACGGATGGTAATAAGCAGATTCTAAATACACAATTTTTAGTTAAAACTTTAGAAAGTAATCCTTCTCAAAGTTTTAGGTTTGAAGCTTTTGATAAATATTTTAGATTCTATTTTGATAATAAGAATCTGTTTTCTGAAATATACAGAGGAATTTTATCTGAAAGGTCTGCTTTTTCAAAACTATCAGGATTCAATTCTTCATTGGAAAGTGCATTATACAGCGATAATATCCCTGAGTCAATTCTCAATAACTATATAGTATCTGCCAAAAATAGTAGAAGTGATTATTCTAAATATATTGATCTTAGAAGAAAGTATTTGAAACTTGATAGCTTAATGGTTTCAGATATGAGCTTTAGTGTTAATAATAATCAGAAAATATATAGTTTTGAAGAAGCAAAGTACATTATAAGAAAATCACTGAAACCTTTGGGATCAGACTATATCAAAAAAGTTGATTTTGCTTTTAATTCTGGACTTATCGATTTATTTCCTGCAACTGGTAAAAAATCAGGTGCTGCAACAATATCAATTCAGACAGTCGCACCGTTTATGTATACTAATTTTGCTGGTAGCTTAGGTGATATTTTTACACTAACTCACGAGCTTGGACATGTAATACATAATATATATACATTGGAGAATCAACCACTTATATATACTTCGCCATCTCCTTTTACATCAGAGGTAGCGTCTATAATGAACGAACAACTTTTAGTGAACTATTTAATTAATGACGCTGAAAGTGGTGCTGAAGTGTTAGAAGTTGTTGTAACAGAAATTCAGAATTTGACTAGAAAATATTTTAGGATGGCACAACTTACTGAATTTGAAATTTTCGCCCATGAACTTGCAGACTCTGACAAACCGATAAATTGTGAAATTCTAGCCAATAAATATTCTGAAATTGAAAAGGATTACACTAATGGTGTGTTAATTTCAAACGGCGTGGAAAAATATGGTTGGGCTTCGGTGCAACATCTGTTTAATCACTACTTTTATCTATATCAGTATGCAACAAGCTTTGCAGCATCAGCTTTTATTTCTGAAAAAATATTGGATGGTGAATCAGATTATCTTGATAATTATATAAAATTTTTAAAGAGCGGAAGTTCTGATTATCCTGTTAATATTTTGAAAAATGCAGGAGTAGATTTAACAAAACAGGAGAGTTTTGAATATGTGAATTTGAAATTTTCAAATCTAATAAAGAAACTAGAAATTGAGCTTAACAGAAAGATGTAA
- a CDS encoding TetR/AcrR family transcriptional regulator gives MNKKEKIQNFHRSEILKATYRLCKRNNMSSVTMRDIAKESEYTLRTIYKYFNCKEELYYELVTLIMEVKAYWLFEIIDRYDDPAEKLLVYMVNNYNYLKKHPIELKLTIFFISAEYDNSGIREETLIAQTERRTILYNYFKEIFEKGISDGLFKDDLNIRYTQDLITQTFRLVMYLVIVLKERPENYFWEYFKIFFRSIFNDGISKIADEDFPEKYLVMDVPEKLDKFDD, from the coding sequence ATGAATAAAAAAGAAAAAATTCAAAATTTTCACAGATCAGAAATCTTAAAAGCGACCTATAGACTTTGTAAGAGAAATAATATGTCTTCAGTTACAATGCGTGACATAGCAAAAGAGTCAGAATATACGTTGCGAACGATATACAAATATTTTAATTGTAAAGAAGAACTCTATTATGAACTAGTCACTCTGATTATGGAAGTAAAAGCATACTGGTTATTTGAAATAATAGATAGATATGATGATCCAGCCGAAAAGCTATTGGTTTATATGGTAAATAATTATAATTATCTAAAGAAGCATCCTATTGAACTCAAATTAACAATTTTTTTCATTAGTGCAGAATATGATAACAGCGGAATAAGAGAAGAGACTTTAATTGCTCAAACTGAAAGGAGAACAATTCTATACAATTATTTCAAAGAAATATTTGAAAAGGGGATTTCTGATGGTTTATTTAAAGATGATTTAAATATTAGATACACTCAAGATCTGATTACTCAAACCTTTAGGCTTGTAATGTATTTGGTGATTGTACTCAAAGAGAGACCAGAAAATTATTTTTGGGAATATTTTAAAATTTTCTTTCGCTCAATTTTTAATGATGGTATAAGCAAAATTGCAGATGAGGATTTTCCTGAAAAATATCTAGTGATGGACGTACCTGAAAAACTTGATAAATTTGACGATTAG